The following coding sequences are from one Lactiplantibacillus paraplantarum window:
- a CDS encoding plasmid mobilization protein — protein sequence MNELQNLASTKKTTQVHRQASKQINFRVSEPDYLKLARSAQTLNLSVPAFVKKKAQGARLVTPKIAAQDAQNITHQLAKIGGNLNQLAHHANQGGQVDPQALRDLQNEVQRVWQQLT from the coding sequence GTGAACGAACTGCAAAATCTGGCTAGCACAAAAAAGACGACTCAGGTTCATCGTCAGGCTAGCAAACAAATTAATTTTCGGGTGAGTGAACCGGACTATTTAAAGCTGGCGCGATCGGCGCAAACTTTAAATCTGTCCGTGCCGGCTTTTGTCAAAAAGAAGGCACAGGGGGCGCGCTTAGTTACCCCTAAAATTGCCGCCCAAGATGCCCAAAACATCACTCATCAATTAGCTAAAATTGGCGGCAATCTCAATCAATTAGCCCATCATGCTAATCAAGGTGGTCAAGTCGATCCCCAAGCATTAAGAGACTTGCAAAACGAGGTGCAGCGCGTATGGCAACAACTCACATAA
- a CDS encoding relaxase/mobilization nuclease domain-containing protein, with translation MATTHIKRSTSASRLVNYAEKRAVKKDGLNLDIQYAKSEFKQVRAVYGNSGKTQAYASRIAFSPLEFNPQDPHDQTTVLAVAKEVYAKAYPNQQVALYEHADTDSLHVHAVIGAINLETGQKMHGNWHQYRDHLVHITDQVCQEHGLMVTQPDPNRHEKRSMAEIKLRAKQQPTWKDQIRQAVDHTMQNPLIRDFQAFQDDLKQQAVKVWERGKNLTYQLLGTNYKSRGTKLGIDYEKETIFNELASRQTQSRINQQPKRAINATTDPTQSDPDRTPELPGHSDSTTINSQNVPRSTASSDRTDRPTSQPRVSDDLKQLRQQQRQLAGPIKTDLTKRLRSVPKADQPDQSAKPDRPQTDSNRARPKQPAPQPTQRPSEPDHSRDDGPSR, from the coding sequence ATGGCAACAACTCACATAAAACGTTCCACCAGCGCGTCCCGGTTAGTCAATTACGCTGAAAAACGGGCCGTCAAAAAAGATGGCCTCAATTTAGATATTCAGTACGCTAAAAGCGAATTTAAACAAGTACGGGCCGTCTATGGCAATTCTGGTAAAACCCAAGCGTATGCCAGCCGGATTGCCTTTAGCCCGTTGGAATTTAATCCGCAAGATCCTCATGATCAGACAACTGTTTTAGCCGTTGCCAAAGAAGTTTATGCCAAAGCCTATCCCAATCAACAGGTGGCCCTTTATGAACATGCCGATACCGATTCGTTGCATGTTCATGCCGTCATTGGTGCGATTAACCTGGAAACCGGTCAAAAAATGCACGGTAATTGGCATCAATATCGCGATCACTTAGTCCACATTACGGATCAAGTCTGCCAGGAACATGGCTTAATGGTCACGCAACCCGATCCCAACCGTCACGAGAAACGCTCGATGGCTGAAATTAAGCTCCGGGCTAAACAGCAGCCCACTTGGAAAGATCAAATCCGCCAAGCCGTCGATCACACCATGCAGAACCCCCTTATTCGCGATTTTCAGGCCTTTCAAGACGATTTGAAGCAGCAGGCAGTCAAAGTATGGGAGCGTGGGAAGAATCTCACCTATCAGCTTTTAGGCACCAATTACAAGTCTCGGGGCACTAAGCTCGGGATCGATTATGAAAAGGAGACGATTTTTAATGAGTTGGCAAGCCGACAAACCCAATCAAGAATCAACCAGCAACCCAAACGAGCCATTAACGCAACAACTGACCCAACTCAATCAGACCCTGACCGAACTCCGGAATTACCAGGGCACTCAGATTCAACTACAATCAACAGCCAAAACGTCCCTCGATCAACAGCTTCATCAGATCGAACAGACCGCCCGACAAGTCAACCAAGAGTTTCAGATGACCTTAAACAACTTAGACAGCAACAACGCCAGCTCGCAGGCCCAATTAAAACAGACCTTACAAAACGCCTACGCAGTGTTCCAAAAGCAGACCAACCTGATCAGTCAGCAAAACCTGACCGCCCTCAAACAGATTCAAACCGAGCAAGGCCAAAACAACCAGCGCCTCAGCCAACTCAGCGACCAAGTGAACCAGACCATTCAAGAGACGATGGACCAAGTCGCTGA
- a CDS encoding helix-turn-helix domain-containing protein: MKWQGCYLKEKSASALALYHTREEAGLTQADLAERANVPQSTIARIERGDNVTFDKLAEIAHAMGKTIKIEFTQ; this comes from the coding sequence ATGAAATGGCAGGGCTGCTACTTAAAGGAAAAATCTGCCAGTGCCTTAGCGTTGTATCATACTCGTGAAGAAGCTGGCCTAACTCAGGCCGATTTAGCTGAAAGAGCAAACGTCCCTCAATCCACCATTGCTAGAATCGAACGTGGCGATAATGTAACGTTTGATAAACTAGCTGAAATTGCCCATGCTATGGGTAAAACAATTAAAATTGAATTTACTCAATAA